From the Ascochyta rabiei chromosome 14, complete sequence genome, one window contains:
- a CDS encoding P-type Cu(2+) transporter: protein MACGDGCCKSAQASSTPAVRISQEPTAKLTTNALEERRSASLLSCCDERSVGREEVGCGSRQNPSEISVSQSCSPSPTETTPPISKASLRETCVGGCCPKELPTAKSPLPSKTTECYSNDTGKQGCCVNDNKASTTVGALEMLPNSHEFIDIEKSGIGNQHIVLSISGMTCTSCETKLRRIMATLPYISKLRTSLILARAEFDINTSVATVEEVIRHLARTTEFKCELISDQGSSLDFVCSGDSATVAHGQWPHGVINVRSLDRNTVRVDYDADVVGARDLIENGWDRPMQLAPMRPDPSLDAGGRHVWHTGLVTLLSACLTIPVLIMAWAPLLDREIAYGSASLALATIVQVCIAEPFYLKAIKALFFSRVIEMDLLIVLSTSAAYVFSVVSFGYMVAGKPLSTDEFFETSTLLVTLIMVGRWVASLARQKAAESISIRSLQAPTAILTNRRGLDKEIDARLLQYGDNLKVAPDSQIPTDGTVVVGVSEVHESMLTGKSRLVDKHVGSPVIAGSINGSGVLTRLPGDKTIATIASMVDEAKLLEPRIQDVADTVVSFFVPVVVVLTMITFVTWVAICITVRNQSGSDATIKAITCAITVLIVSCPYDIGLAVPMVSL, encoded by the exons ATGGCTTGCGGTGACGGTTGTTGCAAGTCAGCTCAGGCAAGCAGTACACCTGCAGTACGCATTTCGCAGGAGCCAACCGCAAAACTTACTACAAACGCCCTCGAAGAAAGGAGGTCTGCTTCGTTACTGTCCTGTTGCGATGAAAGGAGCGTCGGTCGTGAGGAAGTCGGCTGCGGCTCTCGTCAGAATCCGAGCGAGATTAGTGTATCACAGTCCTGCTCGCCGAGCCCGACAGAGACTACTCCACCAATCAGCAAAGCCAGCCTTCGAGAGACATGTGTAGGTGGTTGTTGTCCGAAAGAACTGCCAACTGCCAAATCGCCTCTTCCATCGAAGACCACAGAATGCTACTCCAACGATACCGGCAAGCAAGGCTGCTGTGTCAACGACAATAAGGCTAGCACAACTGTTGGTGCACTTGAGATGTTACCTAACAGCCATGAGTTCATCGACATCGAAAAGAGCGGAATAGGCAATCAGCATATCGTCCTCAGCATATCCGGCATGACGTGTACAAGCTGCGAGACGAAGCTCCGGCGGATCATGGCCACACTCCCCTACATCAGCAAGCTGCGAACCAGCCTGATCCTTGCGCGCGCGGAGTTCGACATCAATACCAGCGTAGCGACTGTCGAAGAAGTTATCAGACATCTCGCGCGTACGACCGAATTCAAATGTGAGCTGATATCGGATCAGGGTTCGAGTCTCGATTTCGTCTGTAGTGGGGACTCGGCGACGGTCGCTCATGGCCAATGGCCTCACGGCGTGATCAATGTGCGATCTCTCGACAGGAACACAGTTCGCGTAGATTACGATGCAGACGTGGTTGGGGCTCGAGATCTGATAGAGAATGGCTGGGACAGACCAATGCAGCTGGCACCGATGCGCCCAGATCCGTCACTCGACGCTGGAGGTAGGCACGTCTGGCATACGGGTCTCGTGACCTTGCTTTCAGCGTGTCTCACGATACCGGTCCTAATTATGGCGTGGGCACCTCTTCTGGACCGTGAAATAGCGTACGGCTCCGCTTCGCTCGCGCTGGCCACCATTGTGCAGGTGTGCATCGCAGAACCTTTCTACCTCAAAGCTATCAaagctcttttcttttcGCGCGTCATCGAGATGGACTTGCTGATAGTTTTGAGTACAAGCGCCGCCTACGTGTTTTCAGTTGTTTCGTTCGGTTATATGGTTGCTGGAAAGCCTCTATCCACTGATGAGTTCTTTGAAACGAGCACGCTTCTCGTCACTCTTATTATGGTCGGGCGCTGGGTTGCTTCGCTGGCTCGTCAGAAG GCTGCTGAATCAATCTCGATACGTTCGTTGCAAGCTCCCACCGCGATACTCACCAACCGAAGAGGATTAGACAAGGAGATTGACGCCAGACTACTCCAATATGGCGACAATCTCAAGGTTGCGCCGGACTCACAGATACCCACTGACGGTACTGTTGTCGTCGGCGTATCTGAAGTTCATGAGTCAATGCTTACTGGGAAGTCAAGGCTTGTAGACAAGCATGTTGGCTCTCCTGTGATCGCAGGTTCAATAAACGGATCTGGCGTGCTTACACGCTTACCTGGGGACAAAACCATCGCTACAATCGCAAGCATGGTCGACGAAGCAAAGCTGTTAGAGCCAAGAATACAAGACGTTGCAGACACAGTCGTAAGTTTCTTCGTGCCGGTTGTCGTGGTGCTCACGATGATAACGTTTGTCACCTGGGTCGCAATATGCATCACTGTTCGCAATCAGTCTGGCTCAGATGCCACTATCAAGGCCATCACCTGCGCCATCACCGTTTTGATAGTGTCTTGTCCCTACGATATTGGCCTGGCCGTTCCCATGGTCTCGTTATAG
- a CDS encoding P-type Cu(2+) transporter — translation MFIGDGTNDAVALAQATIGVHMSSGTDIAQSAADIVLVRSDLMEFYLQPDCSVAWCRRVRKSTHPTRVCRTGRTSQRIARHYCGGSPEGVEVLKM, via the coding sequence ATGTTCATTGGGGACGGGACCAACGACGCAGTGGCTCTTGCGCAAGCCACGATTGGAGTACACATGTCGAGCGGTACAGATATTGCGCAATCGGCTGCAGACATCGTCTTGGTGCGTTCTGATCTAATGGAGTTTTATTTACAACCTGATTGCAGTGTTGCTTGGTGCAGGCGCGTTCGTAAGTCTACGCATCCCACCAGAGTTTGCCGGACTGGGCGAACTAGTCAGCGTATTGCCCGTCATTATTGCGGCGGTTCTCCTGAGGGGGTCGAGGTTCTGAAGATGTGA